The window TGTTTCCATCTGAAACAGGTTGGAAGTAAGAATGAGTAAATGTGTTCCAAACTATGAACTATAAAGATATCGTACGGCCATAAAAATTCAACATACTACAGAGATAATTTCCAATTTCTAGTAACTTCCCATTGTATGTCTAGAAATGTAAATTTCCTATGCACAACTGATTGTTCCGGGAACTAGTTGATGACTAGGAGAATATGATGGTGCAATGAATTTTCACAAGAAGATGGTTCAGGCATACAATCTGATACCTTCCGCAACAATTGGTTCATATTTTGGGGGTAACTCAATCCAATTCCCCATGGGGTCCTTCATGTGGCTTCTGTCTGATGCAAATGATCGAAGAAATAACGGACCATGAACTACACGGAAAAGTCTGTAAACAGTAGATGGTAGATAGTTAGTATTGATTTCCAACCCCCAAAACAAACTATCATTCATGCCCTCCTATATTTCAACACAGACATGTATCCCTATTGAGATTTACACGGAGATAGCGGAGCAGAATGGGTCTAACCAAGGATGAGAACATAAGTAGCAACATTATCTTGTGTCAGTGTAACTAACATGGGCTATCATGTCCTCCATCAGTCAATAAAAAAAATTGCAGAGAAAAAAGAGTAATTCCGAACCAATATGCATCAGGTTTCCCCTATATGAGGAGATTGACACATTGTTTAAGAGTAATCTTGCATGGACACCATCACAATTTTATCTCACCAATGTTACACCTAGAGCAACAGAACCTTACCTTCCATAGATGGAGTCGCCAAATGCTAGTGGTTGAATGGCATCAGCAATGTACTGGAGGAATGGACAAGGGAAAGGAAGACTGGAGTCCAAATCCCAAACAAGATCAAGAACATCTCCTTTGTTTCGCCTAGACTTTCATATGCACATCAATGATTAGGTACCACAAAATGCTATTCATACAAAATGCAATGCTTTTATATAAGCAATAAATCCAAATCTCAATGCATATATCAAAGCTGAGTACTAACAATGATGTATCAGAATGCCAAATCGATCACATAGTCTCCCTAATGTCCCTTTTCATCTTACAGACATGAAAACAAATTGTGGTAGACATCAATAAAGCATAAAGAAAAAGAACCCACCCATGAAAACAAAATCCAGATTCTCTACCATACTTACTCAGGATAAATTTCATTTGTCAAATCAGAAACAATACATGGTAAATGGGATGCTTGGTTGACTACCACAAATAGATTAGCCGATTAGGCAGCTCTTGGCTAGTAACCATGTCTGACACGTAAACCATGGTGTTAAGCAACTTTGGCATGCCAAACATGTTATGGTAAACCAAATCGTTGCCCAAATAGTCATACTAGCCTAAATTTGTGGAGCAAAGTGTGCAAAGATTCAAACATGCCCTTACTCCTAATTTATTTACCATAATTAAGGTTTCTTACTTCATCTTAAACCTCTCACAATTCATTAAAAAGTAATTAAATTCTTGTACAGCTCTATCATAATACCAAGCTATAGAGAAATGCGACACTTAATCCAATTTAGCCTTTACCTGGATGCAGATTACATGATAATCCCACAAGACAAATCCATCATTAGTACGACTTGCTTTCTGATACCAGAGAGGAATCTGAAAAAAATACATCACAACCCATAAAAATCGATGTAAAAAATAGGGATAAATGCACAACGAACTAAAAAAGGAGCTAACAAAAGCAAGTAATACACGCACTGACAGAGAAGAAGCATAGTACAGAATATAAGACAAAATCACCTTCTTTTCCTCGTTTGATACGAAAACAGCATAAAGGTCATTGCCCGCAGGATCAGCAAGTCCAGCTCTAATCAGTTCCTTACATAGCAAGTGCACATTTTCTTCACTACACAGTGAGAATTAAATGCAACCATTACCCAATAAATACAAATAGAAAAAATACTTGAATTTTGACCGTGGTATGTATAAGCTTGAGAGAAATACTCTAGAAGAGAGTGAAACAAGAGGACGAACATCAATAATTCAACACAAATGAAAGAAATAAGGAAATCTACTCATTACACATTATATATGATGGTTTAGGAGAAGTGGCATGCAATAGAGCAATAATAAGATAACCACTGTAGTTGGATAATCATCCTTATTGCGTACAAGCTTCTTCCAAAGGGTGACTTTTAAAGCAACGTTGAATCACTTAGTAAAGCTAATCCACAGTTAAATCAGTCTAATCTCCAATCGCGCACAAAATAAATTGCATATTTGGTAAAGAAGGTAAGACAAAGTATACCAAGAAATTCAATCAATTTAATATCCAGTAGGAAGTTATAACTTGTTGTTATCTGCCGAAGCTTCACATGTTGTAGGTACTAGCAATTAGCAACTAGAGTAGTTTACAGTTACAAGCTTCAGCATGATGTCGTTCCTAGCCAGTGCCTCGTTCGACTTCAAATATGATTTCACTCTAAGAGTCAAGGTTTTAAGCCTAGAACAAGAATATATGAACTGAACTCTATATCTCAACCCTAGTCTACATTCCAATTCAGCACATCATTCATCTTCAACAGAATCAGTAAAATCTTTATATAGGTAGATAACTGGGTAGGAAAGGTCTATCCTCATCATTAAGAAACCTTTCCACCTCCTGCCCAGAATCCCCTGTGGCCGAGCACGGCGGGAAGAATTAACAATATGTGGTGGAGCCATGGTTGTACCCAATCTGAGCAAGAACGGATCAGGGCGGAGAGATCGATTACCAGTAGTATGGGGTGTGGGTGAAGGATGCGGCATCGATGGGCGGGTTGTCCGGTGCCGCCGGATGGATAGGGGGAGAGGAAGGAGAGGGGTCTACGCCGGCGGCTGCTCCGTCGTCAGCCATGGAGAGGCGAGTGGTCGCCAGCAGCCAGGCAAGAAGAATAAGGGCTCGTCGCTCGTCGGCTGTGGCCTGTGGGGGTGTCAAGGCAACTATGGCCTTATTCGGGCCCAGCAACTGCTCTACTGGTTTTGGAAATCTTCCAGGCCggttttcttttggttttctcGGTCTGTAtttcttcatttttttctttttaaaaaAATAAACTTTTTCATGTTCGTAAACCTTTTTAAAATttgcaaaaataaataaatccaTGAACATCTTCTTAAATCcatgattttttaaaattcaCTTTTTTAATTTCATAGACTTTTCCACAAAAAACATgcacttttttcaaattcatgagaTTTTTTTAATTTTGTTTTTTTAATTCATGAGACCTTTTCCCAAAATCATGATCATTCtaaaaattcatgatttttttgtaATACTTAAAATTATTTCAAATTTGTGAAGTTTTCTAAAATCCCTAATCATTTCTAAAatctatgaacttttttcaaacctGCAAACTTTTTTTCTTCAAATTTGTGAAATTTTTTAAAAAGTCAACGGTCGAGTCAACCGCTGATTGAGTGAAGTTTTCTCTTACTGGCCGCACAACTCACTTGTTGGGTCGGCCCAGGAGAGAAGGACGTGTGCACGCCGGGTTGGTAACTGGCGCGAAGGGTGACGATTAGGAGCTCTCATGCCTAAAAACACTGTTCCCTCTTACCTCTTCTTTTCACATAATAAGAGGTAAGAGTATATAAATAGATCTGAACCATTGATTTTATTTTAAAGTAGTGGGTCTAACTAACTCTTACCTTCTTACCTCTCATGTAAAAAGAGGGGGCAAGAGGGCTGTTTTTAATTTTGTTCCAATTCTAAAACTGGGATTGGCATGTTAACTTTGCCCTTCATTTAGACAAAGAGCCCCAGTTCGCCAAGACCTCTATGCGTTGTCATTCAACTCCACACAAGTCTGTCGTTGGGCTACTTGCGTCTTCGGCAGATACGAAGGAGAAGTGACAGGTCAGTGAAATATCCCTTTTTTGAGGAACATGGCTTTGATACTTTTTTGCGGGTTTGATACTCTTCTTTTCCTTTCGTCCCTTTGTGGGGAATACGTTGCTTAATACTTGGTGCACGACGAGGAGCGTAGCGGTGCAGAGGTGTGTGGTCGGCATCTTGCATAGGAGGTACTGGTGGATGGTGTTGTCCAAGAGTCGCCGACGTGGGAGGCAACGGTGCAGCAATGTGACTCGGCCAGGGGAGGTAGCGAGGCTCGGCTAGGTGAGCGACCATGTATGGAGGCGCTGAGCGTGGTGGCCTCCTGGTGGTCCCGACGCTGATTTTTGGCAGCATAGGTGCGATCTGGATCTGGGGCGCAGGGCTGACCTGGGTCTTGTTGCTGTCGATCTGGGGTTGAAGCCTTGAAGGGTTGTGGTTGTTGCACTATGGCCTGACTGGAGCTGGTGGGTTGGCTACGGCTGGCGGTGCGACGATCTTTGGCCATGTTGGTGGTGGAGGATGATCCAGAGCTACGTGTTCTTGGCCGGGTGGGAGAAGGATGAAGGGATGCGTGCCTTCGGCTGTGCGGGGTGTTCGTGTTCCGTAACATTATGATCACTTTGGCGAGGTGCTGCAGCGGCGGCGAAGTGACCCAACATGGACAGTGGCCCCAATCCGGTGGGCAAGGATGGAGGTGTGTGACCTTTACGGATGAAAATCATGCCCATCTTTGGTCGGTGTTGCGGCAACGACGCTTGCGTGTGTCGTTCCCCTCCTGGAAACGTCGCGGAGGTGTGTCCGCATCTCCCTATCTCGCTTGGGTTGTTGTCTCCACGCGAAAGCCTAGGTTTCTTCGGATCAACGATGGCGGCGTCTTGGCGGCATTACTTTGTTGTTTGTTGGGAGCATCGTGCGGGGAGACATGACTTGAAGGTTTCATGTTGTGGTTCTTCGGTGCTCGTCGCGGGTCCAGATAAATCTTTATCGGTGCAATGTATGCCATTGTCGGGGAGTCAAAGACGATGGCTTTCTCAAGACCATCCGAGCCCCACCCACTCGTCATCTCCTATTTAGGCCTTCAAGGGTGATTGGTGCATCCGCAAGGGAGGCCCGGTTTTAGTTGTTGCTCTTCTTGGTGAACAATGTTGGTCGAGACACATCTTTGTTGTTTTGCTTAGGGAAAGTTCATTGTGTTGTGTTGTATTGTGTGCGGTGGTTAATCTTTGGATTAGCCCTGGTGTGTTATTCACTTGCTGTTTCTGccttctatatatatatatatagaatatgAGTTATCATAACAGTCCTAGGTGCCTAGGTGTCCCAAACAatttacctatatatatatatatatatatatatatatatatactcctaatgtctcagttggtagtctccgttccgggtttattttcgtcccacctaCCATGGTTTTTTTTGGTACCTGCTCCCACCTAACGCTGAGCCGCGTAGAACCAAAAAAAATCTCCTGCCgagtcccccacccgcccccaCGCACCTAACCTCCCG is drawn from Aegilops tauschii subsp. strangulata cultivar AL8/78 chromosome 1, Aet v6.0, whole genome shotgun sequence and contains these coding sequences:
- the LOC109777710 gene encoding protein N-terminal glutamine amidohydrolase, translated to MADDGAAAGVDPSPSSPPIHPAAPDNPPIDAASFTHTPYYCEENVHLLCKELIRAGLADPAGNDLYAVFVSNEEKKIPLWYQKASRTNDGFVLWDYHVICIQSRRNKGDVLDLVWDLDSSLPFPCPFLQYIADAIQPLAFGDSIYGRLFRVVHGPLFLRSFASDRSHMKDPMGNWIELPPKYEPIVAEDGNTNNLNEYIAMSTNDVGDLESMVNDVYRNKHGVVINETLLPVFFSRLPE